In Saccharothrix violaceirubra, the following are encoded in one genomic region:
- the qcrA gene encoding cytochrome bc1 complex Rieske iron-sulfur subunit, which yields MSGGKPDGLPSEAELADMDRDELVKLGTAIDGVELVHYEERWPVKGTRAERRAERTVALWFTIAALAGLAFLGAFLFWPWKYEAPHTDEHILYSLYTPLIGFTLGLSILALGVGALLYTKKFIPEELAVQQRHDGGSPEIDKATVLAELADAGVRSTIGRRSLIKRTAGLGAGVFGLGVLAVPLGALVKNPWQDSETKNSLWHTGWKAENGEKVYLRRHTGRFHDVELIRPEDLAAGGFETVFPFRESERDDEEALVAALKRADNPVMLIRLRPGQEVVKRDGQEEFNYGDFYAYSKICTHLGCPTSLYEQQTGLLLCPCHQSQFDVFHYGKPRFGPATRALPQLPITVDEDGYLIARGDFIEAVGPAFWERKS from the coding sequence ATGAGCGGCGGTAAGCCGGACGGGCTGCCCTCGGAGGCGGAACTCGCGGACATGGACCGGGACGAGCTGGTCAAGCTCGGTACCGCCATCGACGGCGTCGAACTCGTCCACTACGAGGAGCGTTGGCCGGTCAAGGGCACGCGCGCGGAGCGCCGGGCCGAGCGGACCGTCGCACTGTGGTTCACCATCGCCGCGCTCGCCGGCCTGGCGTTCCTCGGCGCGTTCCTGTTCTGGCCGTGGAAGTACGAGGCGCCGCACACCGACGAGCACATCCTGTACAGCCTGTACACGCCGCTCATCGGTTTCACGCTCGGCCTGTCCATCCTGGCCCTGGGCGTCGGCGCGCTGCTGTACACCAAGAAGTTCATCCCGGAGGAGCTGGCCGTCCAGCAGCGCCACGACGGCGGCTCGCCCGAGATCGACAAGGCCACGGTGCTCGCCGAACTCGCCGACGCGGGCGTGCGCTCCACGATCGGCCGCCGGTCGCTGATCAAGCGGACCGCGGGCCTGGGCGCCGGCGTGTTCGGCCTCGGCGTGCTGGCCGTGCCGCTGGGCGCGCTGGTCAAGAACCCGTGGCAGGACAGCGAGACCAAGAACTCGCTGTGGCACACCGGGTGGAAGGCCGAGAACGGCGAGAAGGTCTACCTGCGCCGGCACACCGGCCGGTTCCACGACGTCGAGCTGATCCGGCCCGAGGACCTGGCCGCCGGTGGCTTCGAGACCGTGTTCCCGTTCCGCGAGTCCGAACGCGACGACGAGGAAGCGCTGGTCGCCGCCCTCAAGCGGGCCGACAACCCGGTCATGCTGATCCGCCTGCGTCCCGGCCAGGAGGTCGTGAAGCGGGACGGTCAGGAGGAGTTCAACTACGGCGACTTCTACGCGTACTCGAAGATCTGCACCCACCTCGGGTGCCCGACCTCCCTGTACGAGCAGCAGACCGGTCTGCTGCTGTGCCCCTGCCACCAGTCGCAGTTCGACGTCTTCCACTACGGCAAGCCGCGCTTCGGCCCGGCCACCCGGGCGCTCCCGCAGCTCCCGATCACCGTGGACGAAGACGGTTACCTGATCGCCCGCGGCGACTTCATCGAGGCCGTGGGTCCGGCGTTCTGGGAGCGTAAGTCATGA
- the qcrC gene encoding cytochrome bc1 complex diheme cytochrome c subunit, with amino-acid sequence MTTITTRARKRSKLRRRISGLLALGFALLSAGFLFSALAPQPQTAQATEDPAQVRLGEQLYNNTCISCHGANLDGVEDRGPSLIGVGEAAVYFQVSSGRMPMARQEAQAQRKPAAFSPEEIEALGAFIQSRGGGPETPEERGEALRGEDPARGGELFRLNCAACHNFTGRGGALSSGKFAPELDGVTEEQLYTAMLTGPQNMPKFSDRQLTPEEKKDIIAYIKSVTDGNNNPGGAPLGGLGPVSEGLIAFIVGIAALIGVTLWIGAKA; translated from the coding sequence ATGACCACCATCACCACACGGGCCCGGAAGCGCAGCAAGCTGCGTCGGCGGATCTCGGGCCTGCTCGCGCTGGGCTTCGCGCTGTTGAGCGCGGGCTTCCTGTTCAGCGCGCTGGCACCGCAGCCGCAGACCGCGCAGGCGACGGAGGACCCGGCGCAGGTGCGACTGGGCGAGCAGCTCTACAACAACACCTGCATCAGCTGCCACGGCGCGAACCTCGACGGCGTCGAGGACCGCGGCCCGAGCCTGATCGGTGTCGGCGAGGCGGCCGTCTACTTCCAGGTGTCCTCCGGCCGCATGCCGATGGCCCGCCAGGAGGCCCAGGCCCAGCGCAAGCCGGCGGCGTTCTCGCCCGAGGAGATCGAGGCGCTCGGCGCCTTCATCCAGTCGCGTGGCGGCGGCCCGGAGACCCCCGAGGAGCGTGGCGAAGCGCTCCGCGGCGAGGACCCGGCCCGCGGCGGCGAGCTGTTCCGCCTCAACTGCGCGGCGTGCCACAACTTCACCGGTCGCGGCGGGGCGCTGTCGTCCGGGAAGTTCGCACCCGAGCTGGACGGCGTGACCGAGGAGCAGCTGTACACGGCGATGCTCACCGGTCCGCAGAACATGCCGAAGTTCTCCGACCGGCAGCTCACGCCGGAGGAGAAGAAGGACATCATCGCGTACATCAAGTCGGTGACCGACGGGAACAACAACCCCGGCGGCGCCCCCCTCGGCGGCCTCGGGCCGGTATCGGAGGGCCTGATCGCGTTCATCGTGGGTATCGCCGCCCTGATCGGCGTGACCCTCTGGATCGGAGCCAAGGCATGA
- the ctaE gene encoding aa3-type cytochrome oxidase subunit III yields the protein MRRVTTAAPSIGQRVHSLNRPNMVSVGTIVWLSSELMFFAGLFAMYFTVKAQNEGHWPPEPTELNVPYALFFTVILVASSFTCQLGVFAAERGDVFGLRRWYVVTLIMGAIFVAGQAGEYINLVHEGTTIPGSAYGTVFYLTTGFHGLHVIGGLIAFVYLLVRTKLSKFTPAQATSAIVVSYYWHFVDVVWIGLFAIIYIVP from the coding sequence ATGCGTCGTGTGACAACGGCAGCGCCCTCAATCGGCCAGCGCGTGCACTCGCTGAACCGCCCGAACATGGTCAGCGTCGGCACGATCGTCTGGCTGTCCAGTGAGCTCATGTTCTTCGCCGGGCTCTTCGCCATGTACTTCACGGTGAAGGCCCAGAACGAAGGGCACTGGCCGCCGGAGCCGACCGAGCTGAACGTGCCTTACGCACTGTTCTTCACGGTCATCCTGGTGGCATCGTCGTTCACCTGTCAGCTTGGCGTGTTCGCCGCCGAGCGTGGCGACGTGTTCGGCCTCCGTCGGTGGTACGTCGTCACGTTGATCATGGGCGCGATCTTCGTCGCCGGCCAGGCGGGTGAGTACATCAACCTCGTGCACGAGGGCACCACGATCCCCGGGTCCGCGTACGGCACCGTCTTCTACCTGACGACCGGCTTCCACGGTCTGCACGTGATCGGCGGCCTGATCGCGTTCGTCTACCTGCTGGTGCGTACGAAGCTGAGCAAGTTCACGCCGGCACAGGCGACCTCGGCCATCGTCGTGTCGTACTACTGGCACTTCGTCGACGTGGTGTGGATCGGCCTGTTCGCCATCATCTACATCGTGCCCTGA
- the trpD gene encoding anthranilate phosphoribosyltransferase — protein MTALSWPSLLSRLVDRGDLSEEDTSWAMDQIMSGAATQAQIGGFAVALRAKGETPAEVDGLASAMLRHARRFTVDVRSMDVVGTGGDNSGSVNISTMAALVTAAAGVPVVKHGNRAASSQTGTADVLEALGVAIDLPATGVQRTLAELGIGFCFAPIFHPAFRYTSGPRRELGIPTPFNLLGPLTNPAQPDAGLIGCGRDGVGGLIASVFARRGKTALVVRGDDGLDEITTTTTTSVWVASGGSVRTDRIDPSVLGVRAALPADLKGGDPALNAEVVRDFVGGKPGAVRDAVLLNAAGAIATFAGFGPDLHADLAAGLTRAAEAVDSGATATLLRTWATLSTTLKAELPDP, from the coding sequence ATGACGGCTCTGTCCTGGCCTTCGCTGCTGTCCAGACTCGTCGACCGCGGGGACCTGTCCGAAGAGGACACCTCGTGGGCGATGGACCAGATCATGTCCGGCGCGGCGACGCAGGCGCAGATCGGCGGGTTCGCGGTCGCGCTGCGCGCCAAGGGCGAGACGCCCGCCGAGGTGGACGGCCTGGCCTCGGCGATGCTGCGGCACGCACGCCGGTTCACCGTGGACGTGCGGTCGATGGACGTCGTCGGCACGGGCGGTGACAACTCCGGGTCGGTGAACATCTCGACCATGGCAGCGCTGGTCACGGCGGCGGCGGGCGTGCCCGTGGTGAAGCACGGCAACCGCGCGGCGTCGTCGCAGACCGGCACGGCCGACGTGCTGGAGGCGTTGGGCGTCGCCATCGACCTGCCCGCTACGGGGGTCCAGCGGACCCTGGCCGAACTGGGCATCGGTTTCTGCTTCGCCCCGATCTTCCACCCGGCGTTCCGCTACACCAGCGGCCCCCGGCGTGAGCTGGGCATTCCCACCCCGTTCAACCTGCTCGGACCGCTGACCAACCCGGCGCAGCCGGACGCGGGCCTGATCGGCTGCGGCCGGGACGGCGTCGGCGGGCTGATCGCGTCGGTGTTCGCGCGGCGCGGCAAGACGGCGCTGGTGGTGCGCGGCGACGACGGCCTGGACGAGATCACCACGACGACCACGACGTCGGTGTGGGTGGCGTCCGGCGGTTCCGTGCGGACCGACCGGATCGACCCGTCGGTGCTGGGTGTGCGCGCGGCGTTGCCGGCGGACCTCAAGGGCGGCGACCCGGCGCTGAACGCCGAGGTCGTGCGGGACTTCGTGGGCGGCAAACCGGGGGCCGTGCGCGATGCCGTGCTGCTCAACGCGGCCGGTGCGATCGCGACCTTCGCCGGGTTCGGCCCGGACCTGCACGCGGACCTGGCGGCGGGCCTGACCCGCGCCGCCGAGGCCGTGGACTCGGGCGCGACCGCCACCCTCCTGCGCACCTGGGCCACCCTCTCCACGACCCTGAAGGCCGAACTCCCCGACCCCTGA
- a CDS encoding lysophospholipid acyltransferase family protein: protein MLYTVMKRVVAPSARLVWRPRVEGLENVPESGAVILAPNHLSFIDSIVLPMVVPRRVSFLAKAEYFEGRGVKGALSRYFFGGLGHVPVKRGAGRAARASLDTANEILTAGGAFAIYPEGTRSLDGRLHRGRTGVARLALESGAPVVPVGITGTDRVQPVDRRLPRLAPVTIRFGEPLDFSRYAGMAESLPVLRSITDEIVYRILDLSGQEYVDRYQNSNAA from the coding sequence ATGCTCTACACGGTCATGAAGCGGGTGGTCGCGCCCTCCGCGCGCCTGGTGTGGCGGCCTCGGGTCGAGGGGCTGGAGAACGTGCCGGAGTCGGGAGCCGTCATCCTGGCGCCCAACCACCTCTCGTTCATCGACAGCATCGTCCTGCCCATGGTGGTGCCCAGGCGGGTGTCCTTTTTGGCCAAGGCCGAGTACTTCGAGGGCCGAGGGGTCAAAGGTGCCCTCTCCCGGTACTTCTTCGGGGGCCTGGGCCACGTCCCGGTCAAGCGTGGTGCCGGCCGCGCGGCCCGCGCCTCCCTGGACACGGCCAACGAGATCCTCACGGCGGGCGGTGCCTTCGCCATCTACCCGGAGGGCACGCGCAGCCTCGACGGCCGGCTGCACCGGGGCCGCACGGGCGTCGCACGCCTCGCGTTGGAATCCGGGGCACCGGTCGTGCCGGTCGGCATCACGGGCACGGACCGGGTCCAGCCGGTCGACCGGCGGCTCCCCCGGCTCGCGCCTGTGACGATCCGCTTCGGCGAACCGTTGGACTTCTCGCGGTACGCGGGCATGGCCGAATCGCTTCCGGTGTTGCGCTCCATCACCGACGAGATCGTCTACCGCATCCTCGACCTGTCCGGCCAGGAGTACGTGGACCGGTACCAGAACTCGAACGCGGCCTGA
- a CDS encoding cytochrome c oxidase subunit 4, translated as MKVEARIFDLVMGFSFLMAVVYGYWTWSATGVVEPVGAVALALTGGLALIVGTYFRFVARRIEVRPEDNAEAEVSDGAGELGFFSPGSYWPVALAAAAGTAGVALAFWHVWLLVIAVVLVLIAVGGLVFEYHTGPNHH; from the coding sequence ATGAAGGTCGAAGCGCGCATTTTTGACCTGGTGATGGGCTTCTCGTTCCTGATGGCCGTCGTGTACGGCTACTGGACGTGGTCGGCCACCGGAGTGGTGGAGCCCGTCGGCGCGGTCGCCCTGGCGTTGACCGGCGGCCTGGCGCTGATCGTGGGCACGTACTTCCGGTTCGTGGCCCGGCGCATCGAGGTGCGGCCCGAGGACAACGCCGAGGCCGAGGTCAGCGACGGTGCGGGCGAGCTGGGCTTCTTCAGCCCGGGTTCGTACTGGCCGGTCGCCCTGGCCGCCGCCGCCGGCACCGCGGGCGTGGCGCTCGCGTTCTGGCACGTGTGGCTGCTGGTCATCGCGGTCGTGCTCGTGCTGATCGCGGTCGGCGGCCTGGTGTTCGAGTACCACACCGGCCCGAACCACCACTGA
- the ctaC gene encoding aa3-type cytochrome oxidase subunit II, with the protein MGLKEGTRAARLAKVVGLVGLVGIGATGCSTDEVLRFGWPVAVTPQAEKMRELWTWSVVAALAVGVIVWGLILWSVAFHRKKSEELPRQVAYNLPLELVLIVVPTVIVAVLFYFTAVTQNYVTDKSEKPDVTVDVIAFQWNWEFRYPEFKTADGPVSTVGSSGEIPLLVVPSDKSIRFNLESTDVIHSFYVPEFHFKRDVFPLPKKNNQDSSFEITKIDREGSFVGRCAELCGTYHSVMNFEVRALKPALFDEYIGLRQKTNEKTGKPYTAAEALTEMDCGELCTPHAVTTKPFDTDRTVREASTGGGK; encoded by the coding sequence GTGGGCCTGAAGGAGGGCACCAGGGCAGCGCGGCTGGCGAAGGTCGTCGGGCTGGTCGGCCTGGTCGGCATCGGGGCCACGGGTTGCTCCACGGATGAGGTGCTGCGCTTCGGCTGGCCGGTGGCCGTGACGCCGCAGGCCGAGAAGATGCGCGAGCTGTGGACGTGGTCCGTCGTCGCCGCGCTCGCGGTCGGCGTGATCGTGTGGGGGCTGATCCTCTGGTCGGTCGCCTTCCACCGCAAGAAGAGCGAGGAGCTGCCGCGCCAGGTCGCGTACAACCTGCCGCTGGAACTGGTGCTCATCGTCGTGCCGACGGTCATCGTCGCCGTGCTCTTCTACTTCACGGCGGTCACCCAGAACTACGTGACGGACAAGTCCGAGAAGCCGGACGTGACCGTCGACGTGATCGCCTTCCAGTGGAACTGGGAGTTCCGCTACCCGGAGTTCAAGACCGCCGACGGGCCGGTCAGCACGGTCGGCAGCTCGGGCGAGATCCCGCTGCTGGTCGTGCCGTCGGACAAGTCGATCCGGTTCAACCTGGAGTCGACCGACGTCATCCACTCGTTCTACGTGCCGGAGTTCCACTTCAAGCGGGACGTCTTCCCGCTGCCGAAGAAGAACAACCAGGACTCCTCCTTCGAGATCACGAAGATCGACCGTGAGGGCTCGTTCGTCGGCCGGTGCGCCGAGCTGTGCGGCACCTACCACTCGGTCATGAACTTCGAGGTCCGCGCGCTCAAGCCGGCCCTGTTCGACGAGTACATCGGCCTGCGCCAGAAGACCAACGAGAAGACCGGCAAGCCGTACACCGCCGCCGAGGCGTTGACGGAGATGGACTGCGGCGAGCTGTGCACCCCGCACGCCGTCACCACCAAGCCCTTCGACACCGACCGGACCGTCCGCGAGGCGTCCACCGGCGGCGGGAAGTAG
- the asnB gene encoding asparagine synthase (glutamine-hydrolyzing), producing MCGLVGLVCPDENDAAHARQAVLGALRCQRHRGPDESGTWQGDEVVFGFNRLSIIDIEHSHQPLHWGPMNQPGRYAILFNGEIYNYLELRSELTKQFGAVFATDGDTETIVAAYHHYGPAAVAKLRGMFAFLIWDRERRVLFGARDPFGIKPMYYAAGPGGVAFSSEKKSVLELTHTIGVTPKVDQTAVQHYLTLQYVPEPQSLHDVVHRIESGTSFTLTPGGKPVVERYFPATFRPRAVHGPSDENRLYDEITEALRDSVAKHMRADVTVGSFLSGGIDSTVVAALAKEHNPDLITFTTGFERQGYSEIDVAAESAAAIGVKHVVRPVSAQEMMDALPLITWYLDDPVADPALVPLWFIAREARKHVKVVLSGEGADELFGGYTIYREPLSLAPFDKVPGALRKAMGKVSTKIPQGVRGKDLLRRGALTLEERYYGNARIFLDDQLRQVLRTYDPNVSHQDVTAPWYDQSRDWDPVTRMQHVDLFTWLRGDILVKADKMTMANSLELRVPFLDPEVFRIANQVPSELKLTKETTKHALRRAIRDIVPAHVLNRKKLGFPVPIRHWLKDEMHDWAVDHVHQSQTDRYLDKNAVLRIIEEHRSGVADHSRRIWALLVFMIWHGIFVEGRIRPNVPEPTYPVKL from the coding sequence GTGTGCGGCCTGGTAGGACTGGTTTGCCCTGACGAGAACGACGCCGCGCACGCGCGGCAGGCCGTGCTGGGGGCGCTGCGCTGCCAGCGGCACCGCGGGCCCGACGAGAGCGGCACGTGGCAGGGCGACGAGGTCGTCTTCGGCTTCAACCGCCTCTCGATCATCGACATCGAGCACTCGCACCAGCCCCTGCACTGGGGCCCGATGAACCAGCCCGGTCGCTACGCGATCCTGTTCAACGGCGAGATCTACAACTACCTCGAACTGCGCTCGGAGCTGACCAAGCAGTTCGGCGCGGTGTTCGCGACCGACGGCGACACCGAGACGATCGTCGCGGCCTACCACCACTACGGCCCCGCCGCGGTGGCCAAGCTGCGCGGCATGTTCGCGTTCCTGATCTGGGACCGCGAGCGGCGGGTGCTGTTCGGCGCGCGCGACCCGTTCGGCATCAAGCCGATGTACTACGCCGCCGGTCCGGGCGGGGTGGCGTTCTCCAGCGAGAAGAAGTCCGTGCTGGAGCTGACGCACACGATCGGCGTCACCCCGAAGGTCGACCAGACGGCCGTCCAGCACTACCTGACGCTCCAGTACGTGCCGGAGCCCCAGTCGCTGCACGACGTCGTCCACCGGATCGAGTCGGGCACCTCGTTCACGCTCACGCCGGGTGGCAAGCCCGTGGTGGAGCGGTACTTCCCCGCCACGTTCCGGCCGCGCGCGGTGCACGGCCCGTCCGACGAGAACCGGCTCTACGACGAGATCACCGAGGCGCTGCGCGACTCCGTCGCCAAGCACATGCGCGCGGACGTCACGGTCGGCTCGTTCCTGTCCGGCGGCATCGACTCGACCGTGGTCGCGGCCCTGGCCAAGGAGCACAACCCGGACCTGATCACGTTCACCACGGGCTTCGAGCGGCAGGGCTACTCGGAGATCGACGTGGCCGCCGAGTCGGCCGCCGCGATCGGCGTGAAGCACGTGGTCCGGCCGGTCAGCGCGCAGGAGATGATGGACGCGCTGCCGCTGATCACCTGGTACCTGGACGACCCGGTGGCCGACCCGGCGCTGGTGCCGCTGTGGTTCATCGCCCGCGAGGCGCGCAAGCACGTGAAGGTCGTGCTGTCCGGCGAGGGCGCGGACGAGCTGTTCGGCGGGTACACGATCTACCGCGAGCCGCTGTCGCTGGCGCCGTTCGACAAGGTGCCGGGCGCGTTGCGCAAGGCCATGGGCAAGGTGTCCACGAAGATCCCGCAGGGCGTGCGGGGCAAGGACCTGCTGCGTCGTGGCGCGCTCACGCTGGAAGAGCGCTACTACGGCAACGCGCGGATCTTCCTGGACGACCAGCTTCGCCAGGTGCTGCGCACGTACGACCCGAACGTGTCGCACCAGGACGTGACCGCGCCCTGGTACGACCAGTCGCGGGACTGGGACCCGGTGACGCGCATGCAGCACGTCGACCTGTTCACGTGGCTGCGTGGCGACATCCTGGTCAAGGCCGACAAGATGACCATGGCGAACTCGCTGGAGCTGCGGGTGCCGTTCCTGGACCCGGAGGTCTTCCGGATCGCCAACCAGGTGCCGTCGGAGCTGAAGCTCACCAAGGAGACGACGAAGCACGCGCTGCGCCGGGCGATCCGCGACATCGTGCCCGCGCACGTGCTCAACCGGAAGAAGCTCGGCTTCCCGGTGCCGATCCGGCACTGGCTCAAGGACGAGATGCACGACTGGGCCGTCGACCACGTGCACCAGTCGCAGACCGACCGTTACCTGGACAAGAACGCCGTGCTGCGGATCATCGAGGAGCACCGCTCCGGGGTGGCCGACCACAGCCGGCGGATCTGGGCGCTGCTGGTGTTCATGATCTGGCACGGCATCTTCGTCGAGGGTCGCATCCGGCCGAACGTCCCGGAGCCGACCTACCCGGTCAAGCTGTAG
- a CDS encoding MerR family transcriptional regulator, translating to MLIGELAEKTGATVRMLRYYEQQGLLTPPRTAGRYRVYDDADVARVRSVRCLIASGLNIKLVRLVLAYAFDQEVDLPEDDAGCVPLLLMLRDELTSVDERIVALETSRAHLTRLVSDVERIMVERGQAPCADPAATTA from the coding sequence ATGCTGATCGGGGAATTGGCCGAGAAGACCGGCGCGACCGTGCGCATGCTGCGCTACTACGAGCAGCAGGGCCTGCTCACGCCCCCGCGCACGGCGGGGCGTTACCGCGTCTACGACGATGCCGACGTGGCCCGCGTGCGCAGCGTCCGCTGCCTGATCGCGTCCGGGCTCAACATCAAACTGGTCCGCCTGGTCCTCGCCTACGCCTTCGACCAGGAGGTCGACCTGCCCGAGGACGACGCGGGCTGCGTGCCGCTGCTGCTCATGCTGCGCGACGAGCTGACGTCCGTCGACGAGCGGATCGTCGCGCTGGAGACCAGCCGGGCGCACCTCACCCGGCTGGTCTCCGACGTCGAGCGGATCATGGTGGAACGGGGCCAGGCGCCGTGCGCCGACCCCGCCGCCACTACAGCTTGA
- a CDS encoding MFS transporter produces MIALVLMLCAFAVGTSEFIVVGVLPEVSADLGVSLPSAGLLVTAYAVSVAVGGPVLTVLTGRLPRRPLLIGVMALAFVAAAVCALAPDYTVLMAARMLAALAQGLFFAVASQIAVAAVAPEKRTAAIAKIVNGVALSTVLGIPVGTLIGQNYGWRASFALVAVLTLIGLAGVALGAPKVAHEPDPGVRASLFAFGRKTVLLGLATTVLSFTGMITAFTYVAPALVEVSGFSPSWVTGVLLVYGLGTVVGSTIAGRVRTDAIMRVLPVTLGLLMLVLLATGFLLETRLTAVVALFGLGATAFVSGPLLHTFLMGQAGSAAGLVASVNISAFNVAAALGPMIGGAVIAGGFGVRWTAAAGALPTLLGVGVALVIGRLVRRGGAPVEERAEPAPVRA; encoded by the coding sequence GTGATCGCACTCGTCCTGATGCTGTGCGCGTTCGCGGTCGGCACCTCGGAGTTCATCGTCGTCGGTGTGCTCCCGGAGGTGTCCGCCGACCTGGGGGTCTCGCTGCCGTCCGCGGGTCTGCTGGTCACCGCCTACGCCGTGTCCGTCGCCGTCGGCGGACCCGTCCTGACCGTCCTGACCGGCCGCCTGCCGCGCCGGCCACTCCTGATCGGCGTCATGGCGCTCGCGTTCGTCGCGGCGGCCGTGTGCGCCCTGGCCCCCGACTACACCGTGCTGATGGCGGCGCGCATGCTCGCGGCGTTGGCACAGGGCCTGTTCTTCGCTGTCGCCTCCCAGATCGCGGTGGCCGCTGTGGCACCGGAGAAGCGGACCGCGGCCATCGCCAAGATCGTCAACGGCGTGGCGCTGTCCACCGTGCTCGGCATCCCGGTCGGCACGCTGATCGGGCAGAACTACGGCTGGCGGGCGTCGTTCGCGCTGGTCGCCGTGCTGACCCTGATCGGGCTCGCGGGCGTGGCGCTCGGTGCGCCCAAGGTCGCCCACGAGCCCGATCCGGGCGTGCGGGCCAGCCTGTTCGCGTTCGGGCGCAAGACCGTGCTGCTGGGTCTGGCGACCACCGTCCTGTCGTTCACCGGCATGATCACCGCGTTCACCTACGTGGCGCCCGCACTGGTCGAGGTCAGCGGCTTCAGCCCGTCGTGGGTGACCGGTGTGCTGCTGGTCTACGGCCTGGGCACGGTCGTCGGCAGCACGATCGCCGGCCGCGTCCGCACCGACGCGATCATGCGGGTGCTGCCCGTGACGTTGGGCCTGCTCATGCTCGTGCTGCTCGCCACGGGCTTCCTGCTGGAGACCAGGCTGACCGCCGTGGTGGCGTTGTTCGGTCTCGGTGCGACGGCGTTCGTGTCCGGCCCGCTGCTGCACACGTTCCTCATGGGGCAGGCGGGCTCGGCGGCCGGACTCGTCGCGTCGGTGAACATCTCGGCGTTCAACGTGGCGGCGGCCCTGGGCCCGATGATCGGCGGCGCGGTGATCGCCGGCGGGTTCGGGGTGCGGTGGACGGCCGCGGCGGGCGCGCTGCCGACGCTGCTGGGCGTCGGGGTCGCGCTGGTCATCGGACGCCTGGTGCGTCGAGGGGGCGCACCGGTCGAGGAACGTGCGGAACCGGCGCCGGTCCGCGCGTGA
- a CDS encoding HesB/IscA family protein gives MTTAQDAVSPTPEAPPTHGVTLTDAAAVKAKALLEQEGRDDMHLRIAVQPGGCAGLRYQLFFDERTLDGDALRDFGGMKVAVDRMSAPYVEGAVIDFVDTIEKSGFTIENPNAGGSCACGDSFH, from the coding sequence ATGACGACCGCTCAGGACGCAGTCAGCCCGACTCCTGAAGCACCGCCCACCCACGGCGTGACGCTGACCGACGCGGCGGCCGTGAAGGCCAAGGCGCTGCTGGAACAGGAGGGCCGCGACGACATGCACCTGCGCATCGCCGTCCAGCCCGGTGGCTGCGCGGGCCTGCGGTACCAGCTGTTCTTCGACGAGCGCACGCTCGACGGCGACGCGCTCCGCGACTTCGGCGGCATGAAGGTCGCCGTCGACCGCATGAGCGCCCCGTACGTCGAGGGTGCCGTGATCGACTTCGTGGACACGATCGAGAAGTCGGGTTTCACCATCGAGAACCCCAACGCCGGCGGTTCGTGCGCCTGCGGCGACTCGTTCCACTGA
- a CDS encoding glycerate kinase family protein, which translates to MRVVIAPDCFGGTLTAREAADAIAAGWRRAADDVLDLRPLADGGPGFVDVLHAALGGTLHEQRVTGPLGTPVTAFWLEHDGTAYIESAQACGLHLVDGKSPETATTRGVGELVEAAAHLRTVVVGLGGSATTDGGAGFREVVRHADNLVAAVDVSNPLLGPNGAARVFGPQKGATPEVVERLEARLAAMPELRAVRDLPGAGAAGGLGAALLALGAERRSGAELVRELTGLDAALDAADLVVTGEGSFDWQSLRGKLVTAVAAGAADRGVPCLVLAGQVDVGRREAASVGVQDAYSVAEHVGSVAKALADPAGTLSDLAERVARQWSR; encoded by the coding sequence GTGCGGGTTGTCATCGCTCCGGACTGCTTCGGCGGCACCCTGACCGCTCGCGAGGCCGCCGACGCCATCGCGGCGGGCTGGCGGCGCGCGGCCGACGACGTGCTCGACCTGCGACCGCTGGCCGACGGCGGCCCCGGTTTCGTCGACGTGCTGCACGCCGCGCTCGGCGGCACGCTGCACGAACAGCGGGTCACCGGCCCGCTCGGCACGCCCGTGACCGCGTTCTGGCTCGAACACGACGGCACCGCCTACATCGAGTCCGCCCAGGCGTGCGGTCTGCACCTCGTCGACGGGAAGAGCCCCGAGACGGCCACCACCCGCGGTGTCGGCGAGCTGGTCGAGGCCGCCGCCCACCTGCGCACGGTCGTGGTCGGGCTCGGCGGCTCGGCCACGACCGACGGCGGCGCCGGGTTCCGCGAGGTCGTGCGGCACGCCGACAACCTGGTGGCCGCCGTCGACGTGTCCAACCCGCTGCTCGGGCCGAACGGCGCCGCGCGCGTGTTCGGTCCGCAGAAGGGCGCCACGCCCGAAGTCGTCGAACGGCTCGAAGCCCGCCTGGCGGCCATGCCCGAACTCCGGGCCGTCCGCGACCTGCCGGGCGCGGGCGCGGCGGGCGGGCTCGGTGCCGCCCTGCTCGCCCTGGGGGCCGAGCGGCGGTCCGGCGCCGAGCTGGTCCGCGAGCTGACCGGCCTGGATGCCGCGCTGGACGCCGCCGACCTCGTGGTCACCGGGGAGGGCAGCTTCGACTGGCAGTCGCTGCGGGGCAAGCTGGTGACCGCCGTCGCGGCCGGTGCCGCCGATCGGGGGGTGCCCTGCCTGGTCCTGGCGGGCCAGGTGGACGTGGGCCGGAGGGAGGCCGCGAGCGTCGGCGTCCAGGACGCGTACTCGGTGGCCGAACACGTCGGTTCGGTGGCGAAAGCCCTGGCAGACCCCGCCGGAACGCTGTCCGACCTGGCCGAACGCGTCGCCCGCCAGTGGTCGCGGTGA